In the Arachis ipaensis cultivar K30076 chromosome B10, Araip1.1, whole genome shotgun sequence genome, one interval contains:
- the LOC107621639 gene encoding protein GLUTAMINE DUMPER 5: MRSISSTAPTTTPSSSSLSSTSTWHSPVPYLFGGLAAMLGLIAFALFILACSFWKLTAIQSNDHEEEEQERSMERNLATKEADEGTNKEQVKPYEDKILVIMAGHDKPTFLATPTSAKCSSSPNQGPATNNNSAKHILNEDKTQKEIMDNNAEHQQHRPQTQQSQ; this comes from the coding sequence ATGAGATCGATTTCCTCCACAGCACCAACCACTACACCATCTTCGTCGTCGTTGTCGTCCACGTCCACATGGCACTCGCCGGTTCCTTACCTGTTTGGAGGGCTAGCGGCCATGCTGGGCCTCATAGCCTTCGCCCTCTTCATCCTGGCCTGCTCTTTCTGGAAGCTAACTGCCATTCAATCCAACgaccatgaagaagaagaacaagaaaggtCCATGGAGAGGAACCTGGCGACAAAAGAAGCTGATGAAGGAACCAACAAGGAGCAAGTGAAGCCTTACGAAGACAAGATTCTTGTGATTATGGCCGGACACGATAAGCCTACTTTCTTGGCCACCCCTACCTCCGCCAAATGCTCCTCTTCTCCCAACCAAGGGCCCGCTACTAATAACAATTCTGCTAAACACATTCTCAATGAAGATAAAACCCAGAAAGAAATAATGGACAATAATGCTGAACATCAACAGCACCGGCCACAGACACAACAGAGCCAGTAG